The Candidatus Methylacidiphilales bacterium DNA window TGGGGTTTATGGTAGGTCCGCAATACAACTTTGCTCCGAAAGGGTCACGCTTTGGGCCTTTTGTGGGAGCGTTGGTAGGATTTAGTTTTGTAGATAGTGATCTGGTGGGGGAACCGGGCAGATACGGAGGGCAAGGACAAGATTTTTGCTTTACATTTTCTGTTAGGCTTGGGGCTAGGTATCTGATTTCAGATAGGTGTGCATGTGGCGCTGCGATATATTATCAGCATTGGTCGAATGCTGGTTTGTCTGAACCTGATCAAGAGAATAATGGGCTGGACGGAATAGGGCCGATGGTGTTTTTAAGCTATACGTTTTGATGACTTCTATTTTGAAATTCGGAGAAAGCGCTTGGGCATAGGGATGCCAATGAGCATAGATGGCATAGGGGACGGCGAGCTTTACAGCAGCGACGGCCATGCCAGATGATTTGGTGCGAGAGGCGGGTCCAGGATTCTTGCGGGAAAAGCCGGATTAGGTCGCGCTCGATTTTTTCGGGTTGATGATGGCGCGTTAGCCGCCAACGCTTGGAGAGGCGCGCGATGTGGGTATCTACGACAAATCCGGCGTTGATGTTGAAAGCATTTCCTAGGATTACGTTGGCTGTTTTCCTACCCACACCAGGAAGCTCGATAAGGGATTGGAGGTCAGATGGAACTTGGCCTTGGTAACGCTCTACGAGTATTGCGCAACAGGATTGGATGTTTTTAGCTTTATTGCGGTAGAGGCCGATTTTGCGGATATCGTTTTCCAGCTCTTTTAAGGGAGCTTGGGCATAGGCCTTGGCGTCTGGATATTTGCTGAAAAGGTGAGGTGTGACTTGGTTAACGACAGCGTCGGTGCACTGGGCGGAGAGAATTGTGGCGATGAGGAGTTGAAGAGGATTGGAAAAGTTGAGTTCGCAGTGTGCTGTGGGATAGAGTTGATCAAGAGCTTGAGCAATGAGGTGTGCACGTTCAGTGCGTTTCATTGTGGGAGACGGCTGAGCGCTTCCTTGCCTTTTGCATACCAAGGAGTGGCTCGATAAGCTGGAGTATCCGTTAGACGTAGGAGAATTTCTTTGGCTTTAGAGAGGTTGTTTTTCTTGATATTGATTTGTGCGGCAAGGAAAAGGCCTTCTGCAGATAGATTTGGAACAGATTCGCGGAAGAATGCATCGGGCTGAAGGTAGAAGGATTCAGCGTTTGGTTCGTTGCTTTGCGGAATAGGTAAGAGTTTATTTTGATTTTCAAGAATTTTCCCGCTGGCAATCATCGCGCGAGCTTTAAGCTCAGGTGTAGAGACGTTACTCATGATGACGGTGCGATAACGATCAAGCGCTTCTTCAAACTTCGATGCAGCCTCGTCAGCCATAGCGAGGGCAAACTCAGCTTCCATAATTTTCTCTGACCATGGATATTTGGATTTCAGTTCTTCAAAAAAAGGAATGGCCTTTTGTAATTCTCCTTGAGCAAGGTAAGCCGCGCCTAGACCGTAAGTGGCGTTAGCTTGGGCACGAGGATCACGAGAAAATTCCTTTTGGATTTTTAAGAAGACCTCCGCTGCTTGAGACGGCTTATTGTTGGTTAAGAGTAGTGTGGCGTAGCGGTTCCAATCTTCAGCCCCTAGCGAAGCATCAGGATATTTTTCAATGAGTTTTTGAAAAGTATCATAAGCAGCTTGAAGTTTGTTTTTTTGGAACAAGAGGCCTGCTTGTGCTGCCAGAATTCTTGGTTGTGCGATAGGGGAATCGAATTCGGAAGCCATTATGCTGAAATAATTTTCGGCTTCTTCCTCTGCCATCTGCTGTGCTTCGTTTTTGACTCGTAGCATGACGATCAACTCATCTAGTGCCTGTGGGACTTCAGGGCTGGAAGGAAATCTTCTGATCAGCTCTTTAGCGGCTTTTTCACACTCAGTGAGGTAACTGTGCCATTGTTTCTTTTCCTCTTCAGTGATAGCCGAGTAAGCTCCAAGTGATCGCGCTGCCTTTAGCCACATGGAAACTTTCGCTTGTAACGCAGATGGTGCGAAAGAATTTTCCGGATCATTAGCAATCACATCATATTTCTCTGCAGCCTCTTGGAAACGAGCTTGCCGTTCAAAATTTCGTGCAATCATAAAATAGCCTGTCGAGGCTTCTTTACTTTTGGGAAAAAGCTCAATCAGTCTCTGATAAACAACCACCATTTCGTCAAACAATGCTCTGGCGTTGAGTTGGCGTCCTACATAATCCAGTGCAGCAGGTGCAAAATTCGAAGCTGGAAACTTCTCCGCTAGTGCTTCGGCTGACTTCTTTGCTTCATCAATTTTGTTGTTCTTTTCATGACTCACCACCAGAAAGTAATAGGCCTGTGGTGTAGAGTTATGCTGTGGAAATAGGGTAACAAAATTCTGAAAACCTTCTGCAGCCTCTTTCCAGTTGCTAGCAAGATAATGAGTTGCTGCGATTTGATAAGCAGCAAGCGCTTGGTGTTCTCCGGCCTTAGGATTTTGTGCAAGTTCCTGATAGATTTTAATAGCAAAGTCAAATTGTTTTGTCTGTGCATAGATATTCGCCAGTAAAAATTGTGCCGCATGCACAAGCGGGTCTTCTCCATTGGATGAGATGAACTCCTGCAGTGCTTGAATTGCCTCATGGGTTTTGCCTAGTCCGATGAGAGCTTCTGCGCGTTTAATTCTCGCCGTGTTAGCATTTCGTCCGTTTGGGTAGTCCCTGAGGCTCTTATCGAATTGTTCGAGTGCAGCGGCATAAGATTTACGCTCGAGCAAATTGATTCCGATCTGTAGGCTCACCGAATCGGCTTGTGTGTCATTAGGATACTTTTTGCGGTAATTCTCAAACAACGCATCAGCTTCTTCCACTGCGCCTTGGATCGCGTAAGTGAGTATGCGAACGAACTCCGCGCTCTTCGCCTGCTCCTCCGTTGTGTGTGGCAAAATATGGCTCATCACAACTCGTGCCTCATCCCATTTCCCCAGGCGAAAATAACTTTGCCCGATAACTAACCATGCTCGCACGATCGGGTCGGGCTTTCGTTTAATTTCCTCGAGTTGAGAGCGACGACGATTGATGCGAAGCTGCAATGCATCAGCAAGTCGAAGATTCCTGGCAAGGTTTGCCTCTCGAAAATCTGCCTTAAGTTTATCTATTGCCATTTCAAGTTGTCTTTGCATCTGATCCTTACTCATCACCTCACGCGCAATCTCGATAGCTTTCTCTGCAGGTTTGGGGTCTCTTTCGTCGGCCATAGCAAGCATTAGCTCTGCGTTGAGTAGGCGAGCTTCGTTGGCAGCCATCACGTATTCTGGTGAAGCCTCCTTTATCTCTTGCAGCACGGATAGAGCTTTCTCAGCGTGACGCTCGATCTCCTCTTGTGACCGTTTATTGTTTATGGCTTTGAAAACTTCTTGCGCATAGATGCTGCCCAGGAGTAAGCGGTAGTCTGCAATATTTGGGCTGGTAGCAAAATTTTTAATCAATCGCTCTAAATCCTTTTCGGCATCGTTAATCTTCTCGAATGTAAAATTCGCGACAGCTCTTCCGTAAATCGCATCCTCAAGTAGCGTTGAATCGGGAAATTCCTCAATCAGTTGACTAAAATTTTTGATAGCACCTTCCAAACTACTTCGATACTTTGGATCGTCCTTAGGCAAATTTCCCAGAAACCCCAACTGAGCTTGAGCCTTATAAAATATAGCCGCTTCGCGAATCTCACGCGGGGCTGTCGATGCACTAGCTCGATCAAACGACACAATCGCATCACTAAATTTTCCAGAAAACAGTTGCGCTAAACCCAGATTCAAATTCACGCTATCAATGATTGGCGACGTCGGAAAATCTTTGATCACCTGCTCAAAACGTTCGATTGCCTTGTCATATGCCTGCCCGTTCAACGCCGCTCTTCCCTCTTCAAACAAGCTATTGGCGTCCTGTCCCCATAATCCCATCCCTCCTAAAATGTAAATGTAAATGACTCCAGCCAACCACTCCCACTGTGCAAAAAGACGATTTCGTTTCATATCTAAATTCCTATAACTAAATTGCCACATTTGCCTGCCAAGCTTCAAACTCATCTCGCGCCCCTAGCTTTTTTGAGCTCAAAATTTATCTCTTCTCACCCGGTAGATCATCCATCCCTTGCCAAGCTCTTGGAAACGGATCCACTCCAATCCCCCTCCTTCCATCAGCTCGAGATAATCTGCCTGCCTCACCAATGCTTGAATCAATGCAACACCTCGCACAGCTTCCACACTCATTCTTCGCCCACTCAGCGCATAGCTAGCGTCGATCACTTCACGCGACATAATCGGTGGCGGCGGTGCCAGCAAGTAATCCACAGTGCGCTCTTTCAACAACTGCTTAAGGCGCTCCTCAGAAAACGTGCTGAAAATTTCATGATTGGCTTTTAATCCAGCTATGTTCGACCAATAAGCCGATCCCACAGTGCGCACTTCCCCATGGCAGATCATTCGAGGCGTCAAATGCCAAGGGGCTACAACCACTGCACCCTCACGCCGAGCGTCTTTTACAATCAGCCTTGAGGCAAGTTGCATGATGCCAGACTCAACATACCTTCCCCTCACACTCTGATTTTCAATCACCCCAGTCGCAATCGTTTGCCAGCAAGGGAAACACAAAGCCATCATTCCTAGCGCCAGCCATCCCCGCCATTTGTAGAATACCGCTTGCGCTGCCAATCCAAGCACAATCACAAACACAATCACAAAAAAAGTCCCCCACCGCGCTTGATGCCAACACAAAAAAAACAAAACTCCCACTCCAACGCACGCCCACACCTCAAGACTACCTCGACGCACATAAGGCCACAATACCCATAAAAACAACACCGGCAGAAGTCCATAACACCACCACACTCGATGTAGAAGCCCCATCCATCCTCGATCCGTAGTCCACCACCCTTGCATCTCTGCAGCAGTGCTCCAGTGCGTCCAATAAAAACCGTCTTGAGCCACGTGCAAAGCTCCCCACTGCCAATCCCGTAACCATCCCGCAAGCAGAACCAAAATCAAGCCGCTCACCCCCAACGCTACCCACCCTAGCGCATTATCTTTAAACCGCACCTGCCCCTCTACACACCACCACCCCAAGAGCGCAGCGACCACGTGCCACACAGATAAAAGCTCAAGCTCTCGTCTCCACAAGTCAGGCCAATACTCATAAAGATAAGCTATCAAAACAGTTCCCACTAAACTTCGCGCACAAACCAACCAAAAATATTTTCTCCCATCCATTCCCTGAAATGTGGACGGATTTTCAATTTCCTT harbors:
- the nth gene encoding endonuclease III — translated: MKRTERAHLIAQALDQLYPTAHCELNFSNPLQLLIATILSAQCTDAVVNQVTPHLFSKYPDAKAYAQAPLKELENDIRKIGLYRNKAKNIQSCCAILVERYQGQVPSDLQSLIELPGVGRKTANVILGNAFNINAGFVVDTHIARLSKRWRLTRHHQPEKIERDLIRLFPQESWTRLSHQIIWHGRRCCKARRPLCHLCSLASLCPSAFSEFQNRSHQNV
- a CDS encoding tetratricopeptide repeat protein, with the protein product MKRNRLFAQWEWLAGVIYIYILGGMGLWGQDANSLFEEGRAALNGQAYDKAIERFEQVIKDFPTSPIIDSVNLNLGLAQLFSGKFSDAIVSFDRASASTAPREIREAAIFYKAQAQLGFLGNLPKDDPKYRSSLEGAIKNFSQLIEEFPDSTLLEDAIYGRAVANFTFEKINDAEKDLERLIKNFATSPNIADYRLLLGSIYAQEVFKAINNKRSQEEIERHAEKALSVLQEIKEASPEYVMAANEARLLNAELMLAMADERDPKPAEKAIEIAREVMSKDQMQRQLEMAIDKLKADFREANLARNLRLADALQLRINRRRSQLEEIKRKPDPIVRAWLVIGQSYFRLGKWDEARVVMSHILPHTTEEQAKSAEFVRILTYAIQGAVEEADALFENYRKKYPNDTQADSVSLQIGINLLERKSYAAALEQFDKSLRDYPNGRNANTARIKRAEALIGLGKTHEAIQALQEFISSNGEDPLVHAAQFLLANIYAQTKQFDFAIKIYQELAQNPKAGEHQALAAYQIAATHYLASNWKEAAEGFQNFVTLFPQHNSTPQAYYFLVVSHEKNNKIDEAKKSAEALAEKFPASNFAPAALDYVGRQLNARALFDEMVVVYQRLIELFPKSKEASTGYFMIARNFERQARFQEAAEKYDVIANDPENSFAPSALQAKVSMWLKAARSLGAYSAITEEEKKQWHSYLTECEKAAKELIRRFPSSPEVPQALDELIVMLRVKNEAQQMAEEEAENYFSIMASEFDSPIAQPRILAAQAGLLFQKNKLQAAYDTFQKLIEKYPDASLGAEDWNRYATLLLTNNKPSQAAEVFLKIQKEFSRDPRAQANATYGLGAAYLAQGELQKAIPFFEELKSKYPWSEKIMEAEFALAMADEAASKFEEALDRYRTVIMSNVSTPELKARAMIASGKILENQNKLLPIPQSNEPNAESFYLQPDAFFRESVPNLSAEGLFLAAQINIKKNNLSKAKEILLRLTDTPAYRATPWYAKGKEALSRLPQ